The sequence below is a genomic window from bacterium.
GGCGGGAAAATGGATGCCAAAGTTTTGCAGGATGACCTGAATACTTATCTTCATGACTCAAAAGTTGTCGGATTGATTGACGAAGTAGAAAGACTGTATAAAAACGAACTTGCCCAACAGGCCAAACTTGTTGCATCCAAATAGTCGTTATTTCATTGATCGTAAAACTATCGTTGTCTTATTAGCCGTTTGTTCTACGATTACTTCATCAACGAGTTTTTGTATGGCACCAATACGCCGCGCACGGACCGCTTTGCCTTCGGCTTGATCTGATCCTTCCGAAATCCTCGCCATATTCCAAAGTGCATTGTTATCCTGATCCGTGATTCGCACTTCGACGCCGTCATCCCACGCTTCGGTTTCGACATGAATCGACTTCTTCAGTTCAGACGGCTTGGTACTCCGGGCAGCATAGGTTATCGTTTCGCGGCAAGCGGATAGCATGGACTTGATTTTTTCCGATTCAAAACCACGATTCGCCATCATCGTTTGGATCTTATTTTCCGTGTCAAATTCTACATCCGACCCTGGTGTAAATATGAAATGCTCTTTAACGCTTTCACGGCGAGCTATTTTTAATATGACGGCGTCACTATGTTTCGAATCCATCGCTGTGTTATGAATTTTCTCCGGCCCATCGGTCATCGTGTCGGGCGAAATTCCATTGCTGTGTAAAAACATAGTTTCACCCGTAGCCAATACAAATGTCGTGGTTTCAAAAGAACCAAGCCATTGAGGCATACCCAGAGCTCTACCGCGTATAGCGATAGATTGCGTTTGATCCTTTTTTTGCAAAACAGGGTATTCCGACCCCGCATTGATCAACCGTACTCGATGGTCGTGGGTATTGATGATTCCGACACCAAGCGCTATCGTTCGCGTATCGGTATCCCGATGTTTCATAAAATCCGTTTCAAGTTCGTTCATCCATCGCAAAGGGTCTTGCAGAAGCAAATCACTGCGTTTCCAATACGCACTCAGCAATCCCTTCATCAGTGCAGCATAAAACGAACCGATGGCGCCTTTACCGGCAGGATCAGCGATAGCAAAAGCAACAAACCCCGGTTGCGGTTCGGTTATATCGTAAAATTTTCCGTTGTACTCTTGAGCTATCACTAAACGACCATTGATCGTCAGACCGCGCGTTATTAACGGCGATGACCGAAGAGTACCGCCTTGGATTTTTTTTACAACATTGGATTGAGTCTTCAATTCCGATTGTACATCAGACCATGCACGTTGAACGGATTCGGTTTGTATCGTACTTTCCTTTAGGGATTTTACCATGTTTGCTATAGCGCGATGAAGAGCGCCGATCTCATCTTGTGGATCAGAGGAAGATTCGCGAAGTGTATGCGTTTGATCACCGGACGCAACGATCTGAACATCGTCTGCCAACCGACTCAAGGGTAAAAGAATAGTACGACTGAGATACCAACTCAACAAAACTCCGGTCAAAAATCCAAATACGGCCGAAAAAATCAGTACACGTATCAATGCCGATTCGGCGTATGCCATATTAGGAAAGGCCGTATTCCATACCTGCAAAAAAACCACCGACCAGTTATCACTGCGTAGCGGGTATCGCGCAAAAAAAATCTGTTCTACGGAATTACGCCCATATCCTTCGTTTTTTATTCCGCGTATTATGTTTTCATTCCATTGTTTTTCGTTGGTCGCGATGATCTCATTATCATGCAGCAAAAAAACAGATACGCCCGGCATGGATTGTTTTATTTCAAGCAGCCAAGCATTCGTTCTGATATAGAGTAAAATATAACGCTTTTGCCCTTCTGCGGTTTCGAGAGGTATAAAATATTTGAGGGTGTGCCACACAGGGGCTTTATTACCATCGCTTATAGGCTGGAATGACGGTTCGACGAATGCCGGATTGGGCAAATTACGAACGGGATAGTTTTCTTTGTATCCGGTTGATATCGGTTCAGACAAAAGACTTACACCCTGATCGTCCAGGAGATAAACTGAAAAATAATCTTCGGAATGATGTCTAAGGAATTCGGCTAATATACCCGGTTGCCTCCAAAACGGTTCCGCAGTAAGTCGTTTCCTCAAAAACTCGCCTTGTTCGGTATGTTTCATAAAACGATTGTTTAAGTTGGCCCGATAGGACGCCAGACGATCAAGGTTGGCCGACAAATCCGCTTCCTGTATCACGTGATCGATATGGCCGCGAAAAAGATAACCTACGATTACAAAACAAAATGTCATAGCGATAATGATTACGGAACTCATGCGCCGTGCGATACGTGCTGTTTTAGTAAAATATAACAGCGCCAGCACACAAAAGGTCGTACCGGTTATACCTGCCAAAACTAAATACAATACACGATCTTCTTCCGCCCAACGAAAAAGAAAATACACGACACCGGCGAAAAGCAGTAACTGAGAGATTGCAACACGGAAACGGTTTGTCCACCTTGCAGGAAAGGTCATCATTGCGGAATATTCCTCTTTATAAAAGCAACGTACACAATCCGTTTCTGTAATTCAACTTGGGATATTGATGCTAGCCATAGCGATGCTTGAACAAATTAAAACACGTGCTACTGATATGCTCTGCGAAGATTAATATGCAGTATGATTTTTCGTTGGCAACACATAAAATAAAAAACCAATAAACTTCTTTGTTCATTGGTTTTTATTATTTTCGACGTGGAGCTGAGGGGGATCGAACCCCTGACCTCATCATTGCGAACGATGCGCTCTCCCAAGCTGAGCTACAGCCCCAATACAAAACAATTTCAAAGTTACATTTAAAATTTACCAGATCGAACCACTGACCTTCCCGCCTTCAAGCGGGACGCTCTCCTCACGCCCACGGCGTGAAACTACAGCCCCGATACAAAAAGCGGGACGCTCTCCTCACGCCCACGGCGTGAAACTACAGCCCCGATACAAAACAATTTCAAAGTTACATTTAAAATTTACCAGATCGAACCACTGACCTTCCCGCCTTCAAGCGGGACGCTCTCCTCACGCCCACGGCGTGAAGCTACAACTGCATTGCAAAAAAATTTCAAAGAAATTTACCAACTAAACCCACTCAACATCCTGCTTTCGCATCGGGATGTCCTCTAAATCTGAACTAAAGTCAAAAAAACTATTTTAAAAACGATAACTTATTATTCAACGATGGCGCAATCTAAATGACGGCATGTAAAAATACAATGAATTTTTACAGCTTGGAGAAATACTCATGCCGCAACAAACTGTATAAGTAATGATCCACCCGTCGACCTTGGATATCAAAATATTCACGCATAATACCCTCGCGATGAAAACCCAATCGCTCCAGCAAACGTGAAGATGCCATATTTTCGACAGAACATTTGGCCTCAACCCGGTACAAACGGGCTTCGTAAAATATTTTTTTCAACACAAGCCGTATCGCTTCCGTCCCGTAACCGCGCCCCTGAAAAACGGTCGCAATACTGTATCCGATTTCACCGATTTCGTGTTCCC
It includes:
- a CDS encoding SpoIIE family protein phosphatase, with the protein product MMTFPARWTNRFRVAISQLLLFAGVVYFLFRWAEEDRVLYLVLAGITGTTFCVLALLYFTKTARIARRMSSVIIIAMTFCFVIVGYLFRGHIDHVIQEADLSANLDRLASYRANLNNRFMKHTEQGEFLRKRLTAEPFWRQPGILAEFLRHHSEDYFSVYLLDDQGVSLLSEPISTGYKENYPVRNLPNPAFVEPSFQPISDGNKAPVWHTLKYFIPLETAEGQKRYILLYIRTNAWLLEIKQSMPGVSVFLLHDNEIIATNEKQWNENIIRGIKNEGYGRNSVEQIFFARYPLRSDNWSVVFLQVWNTAFPNMAYAESALIRVLIFSAVFGFLTGVLLSWYLSRTILLPLSRLADDVQIVASGDQTHTLRESSSDPQDEIGALHRAIANMVKSLKESTIQTESVQRAWSDVQSELKTQSNVVKKIQGGTLRSSPLITRGLTINGRLVIAQEYNGKFYDITEPQPGFVAFAIADPAGKGAIGSFYAALMKGLLSAYWKRSDLLLQDPLRWMNELETDFMKHRDTDTRTIALGVGIINTHDHRVRLINAGSEYPVLQKKDQTQSIAIRGRALGMPQWLGSFETTTFVLATGETMFLHSNGISPDTMTDGPEKIHNTAMDSKHSDAVILKIARRESVKEHFIFTPGSDVEFDTENKIQTMMANRGFESEKIKSMLSACRETITYAARSTKPSELKKSIHVETEAWDDGVEVRITDQDNNALWNMARISEGSDQAEGKAVRARRIGAIQKLVDEVIVEQTANKTTIVLRSMK
- a CDS encoding GNAT family N-acetyltransferase; this translates as MIDFAEHAPSQSESGRLVLRDPYPEDAATMVIWRNEATVRAHQPLRTVTVDTIEQDLLRSQSNVLPDYNRERFQWIIEKTEDRIPIGWITLTIRSWEHEIGEIGYSIATVFQGRGYGTEAIRLVLKKIFYEARLYRVEAKCSVENMASSRLLERLGFHREGIMREYFDIQGRRVDHYLYSLLRHEYFSKL